A region from the Methylocystis iwaonis genome encodes:
- the hmgA gene encoding homogentisate 1,2-dioxygenase — protein MSAYMSGFGNEFESEALPGALPRGQNSPQRCPFGLYAEQLSGSAFTAPQGSNRRSWLYRIRPSVLHARNFRAAELPLWETAPCRTTTAHPIDQMRWGPTPLPDGAVTFIEGVRIMTTAGDADARIGMAAGVYVATRSMADTYFYNADGEILIAPEQGALIFDTEFGRIDAGPGEICVLPRGVKFRVSLKDGPARGYLCENYGAPFVLPSRGVIGANGLANARDFLTPVAAFEDSQRPSVMMVKWGGRFYVCDTPSSPLDVVAWHGNYAPYKYDLSLFCPVGALLFDHPDPSIFCVLTSPSAQAGVGDVDFVIFPPRWQVAEHTFRPPWFHMNVMSEFMGLIFGAYDAKPSGFVPGGVSLHNAMLPHGPDAAAFEIAIHAELAPAKLENTLAFMFESRLSQHPTDFALTHESRQADYAACWDGLPDRFERQRP, from the coding sequence ATGTCGGCCTATATGAGCGGCTTCGGCAATGAGTTCGAATCGGAAGCCTTGCCGGGGGCTTTGCCAAGAGGCCAGAACTCACCCCAGCGTTGCCCTTTCGGGCTCTATGCAGAGCAGCTCTCCGGCTCGGCCTTCACTGCGCCGCAAGGGTCCAACCGGCGCTCGTGGCTTTACCGCATTCGTCCTTCCGTTCTGCACGCGCGGAATTTCCGGGCGGCCGAGCTGCCGCTATGGGAGACGGCGCCCTGCCGAACGACGACGGCGCATCCAATCGACCAGATGAGATGGGGACCCACGCCGCTGCCCGACGGCGCCGTCACCTTTATCGAGGGCGTGCGGATCATGACGACGGCGGGCGACGCAGACGCGCGCATTGGAATGGCGGCGGGCGTCTATGTTGCGACGCGGTCTATGGCCGACACTTATTTCTATAACGCCGATGGCGAGATTTTGATCGCGCCAGAACAGGGCGCGCTGATTTTCGACACGGAGTTCGGACGCATCGACGCGGGGCCGGGCGAAATATGTGTCTTGCCGCGCGGCGTGAAATTCCGCGTCAGTCTGAAAGATGGTCCCGCGCGAGGCTATTTGTGCGAGAATTATGGCGCGCCTTTCGTTCTGCCGAGCCGTGGCGTCATCGGCGCCAATGGCCTTGCCAACGCCCGCGATTTTCTCACGCCTGTCGCCGCTTTCGAGGATAGCCAGCGCCCCTCCGTCATGATGGTCAAATGGGGCGGGCGCTTTTATGTGTGCGATACTCCGAGTTCGCCACTCGATGTCGTCGCCTGGCACGGAAACTACGCGCCGTACAAATACGATCTTAGTCTCTTCTGTCCTGTCGGCGCCTTGCTGTTCGATCACCCCGATCCTTCGATCTTCTGCGTGCTGACCTCGCCGTCCGCTCAAGCGGGCGTGGGCGACGTCGACTTCGTCATTTTTCCGCCGCGCTGGCAGGTCGCTGAGCATACGTTCCGGCCGCCATGGTTCCATATGAATGTCATGAGCGAATTCATGGGGCTTATCTTTGGCGCTTACGACGCGAAGCCGAGCGGCTTCGTTCCAGGCGGCGTCTCTTTGCACAACGCCATGCTGCCGCATGGGCCAGATGCGGCGGCGTTCGAGATTGCGATACATGCGGAGCTTGCGCCCGCCAAGCTCGAAAACACGCTTGCTTTCATGTTCGAGTCGCGCTTGTCGCAGCATCCGACAGACTTTGCCCTGACGCACGAAAGCCGTCAGGCGGATTACGCCGCGTGCTGGGATGGCCTGCCCGACCGGTTCGAGAGGCAGCGGCCATGA
- the hppD gene encoding 4-hydroxyphenylpyruvate dioxygenase, which translates to MDPLARQEESDLLPGDNPMGTDGFEFVEYAHPDPAALAALFQTMGFSAVARHRSKNVTLFRQGDINYVLNAEPDSFGAAFARSHGPSVCAIGFRVRDAAHALRRAAALGAKVIPAHPGPMELHIPAIEGVGGALIYLVDRYGARGSIWDVDFRWTGAAEPRPEGVGLLVIDHLTHNVRRGRMNELADWYARLFNFRQIRYFDIEGRFTGLHSRAMTSPCGKIRIPINESADETSQIEEFIHAYKGEGVQHVACLCRDIYATVERLRERGLDFMPAPPDAYYEAIERRLPGHGEPVERLKRLGILIDGVEGAAGSPPRLLLQIFSKTVVGPIFFEFIQRKGDEGFGEGNFRALFESIEEDQLRRGALKPAE; encoded by the coding sequence ATGGATCCGCTCGCGCGACAGGAAGAGAGCGACCTTCTCCCCGGCGATAATCCGATGGGGACGGATGGCTTCGAGTTCGTCGAATACGCCCATCCCGATCCTGCGGCGCTCGCCGCGCTGTTCCAGACGATGGGCTTTTCGGCCGTCGCCCGCCACCGGTCGAAGAACGTCACGCTCTTTCGGCAAGGCGACATCAACTATGTTTTGAACGCTGAGCCCGATAGTTTCGGCGCGGCCTTCGCGCGAAGCCATGGGCCATCTGTCTGCGCGATCGGTTTCCGGGTGCGGGACGCCGCCCATGCATTGCGCCGCGCCGCCGCTTTGGGCGCCAAGGTCATCCCCGCGCATCCGGGGCCGATGGAGCTGCATATTCCTGCCATCGAGGGCGTCGGCGGCGCGTTGATCTATCTGGTTGACCGCTATGGCGCGCGCGGGTCGATCTGGGACGTCGATTTTCGCTGGACCGGCGCAGCCGAGCCGAGGCCCGAGGGCGTCGGTCTCCTCGTGATCGACCATCTCACTCATAATGTCCGGCGCGGACGCATGAACGAGCTTGCCGATTGGTATGCGCGCCTCTTCAACTTTCGGCAAATTCGCTATTTCGACATAGAGGGGCGGTTCACCGGGCTTCACTCGCGCGCGATGACGAGCCCTTGCGGCAAGATTCGCATTCCGATCAACGAAAGCGCCGACGAGACCAGCCAGATCGAGGAATTTATCCACGCCTATAAGGGCGAGGGCGTACAGCATGTCGCCTGCTTGTGCCGGGACATCTACGCGACTGTGGAACGCCTGCGCGAACGTGGGCTCGACTTCATGCCAGCGCCGCCGGATGCCTATTATGAAGCGATCGAAAGACGTCTCCCGGGCCACGGGGAGCCGGTCGAGAGATTGAAGCGGCTCGGCATATTGATCGATGGCGTCGAGGGAGCTGCGGGTTCGCCGCCGCGTCTGCTTTTGCAGATCTTCTCGAAGACCGTCGTCGGCCCGATCTTTTTCGAGTTCATCCAGCGAAAGGGCGACGAGGGATTCGGCGAAGGCAATTTCCGCGCGCTCTTCGAGTCGATCGAAGAGGATCAATTGCGCCGCGGCGCGCTGAAACCTGCGGAGTGA